One genomic region from Agelaius phoeniceus isolate bAgePho1 chromosome 25, bAgePho1.hap1, whole genome shotgun sequence encodes:
- the ATXN7L2 gene encoding ataxin-7-like protein 2 isoform X3, with protein MTLIKEDMDIFGHCPAHDEFYLVVCNHCSQVVKPQAFQKHCERRHGPLSKLYARATACHVAVNGQPVPGRTPGAAKALQEKLPGARGRAQPLPEHTDKDNNLCLFVPVVNLEKIPSIPKPDGHGIKVPPKAVPTNSKESLGKPAAAVVPKEPPVPAGVGGDSAMPESVPAPGDKDVGAPKAPPRSHRKLARKECDLNRQCGVRNPDTNKLCTRLLTCKIHSVHQRREVQGRAKDFDVLVAELKASTRRGDPPKDRSPPEKEPPHPALQDTPSLLQPPSTPPCRARLPHCLHPPRARLSSASDPEDAPATSGEGSTGGLPLPLPKGGSRVSSEESEEEGAEEPPRAPVRPPRPQAFCTFGSRLVTPGCYVFDRRLDRFCAALGSMLEQHLSAHRWRKIPPAVVPPLHLPAAPPSPAAPLYGPAAPSPPLRSLSGAGGCRLPTSLTYTVGSPPAAAACSQPECGGGGSQSITSPLPANTPSPSFSKLPPGKASRSPRARDAEPRPWQPPPRAGSPPYKRTCLGDSVKGKNQGLAPPGKTKLTPPASPSIALLNGTPRVRRPPPGQPCRGPPAARDPQTPPLPPGLGLGAPPRGLSEDEVKKRKNAATYCRALKGKAAPGLPGPPGPPGSGTSGSGGSVRRKKPGTPLAFEEKRSALKSKAH; from the exons ATGACCCTGATTAAGGAAG ACATGGACATCTTCGGGCACTGCCCTGCGCACGACGAGTTCTACCTGGTGGTGTGCAACCACTGCAGCCAGGTGGTGAAGCCCCAGGCCTTCCAGAAGCACTGTG AACGCCGGCACGGCCCTCTCAGCAAGCTCTATGCCCGTGCCACCGCGTGCCACGTGGCTGTGAATGGGCAGCCGGTGCCTGGCAGGACGCCCGGAGCAGCCAAAGCCCTGCAGGAGAAGCTCCCTGGTGCCCGAGGgagagcccagcccctccctgagCACACGGACAAGGACAACAACCTCTG cttgtttgtgcCCGTGGTGAACCTGGAGAAGatccccagcattcccaaacCGGACGGGCACGGGATCAAGGTGCCCCCCAAAGCCGTCCCCACCAACTCCAAGGAATCCCTGGGGAAACCCGCGGCTGCCGTGGTGCCCAAAGAGCCCCCGGTGCCCGCCGGGGTCGGGGGGGATTCGGCCATGCCGGAGAGCGTCCCTGCTCCGGGGGACAAGGATGTGGGGGCCCCCAAAGCGCCCCCCAGGTCCCACAGGAAGCTGGCGC GTAAGGAGTGTGACCTGAACAGGCAGTGTGGGGTGAGGAACCCCGACACCAACAAGCTCTGCACCCGCCTGCTGACCTGCAAG ATCCACTCAGTGCACCAGCGCCGGGAGGTGCAGGGTCGGGCCAAGGATTTCGATGTGCTGGTGGCCGAGCTCAAGGCCAGCACCCGCCGAGGGGACCCCCCAAAGGACAGGAGCCCCCCTGAGAAGGAGCCACCACACCCTGCCCTACAGGACACCCCCTCactgctgcagccccccagTACCCCTCCCTGCCGAGCCAGGCTGCCCCACTGCTTGCACCCCCCCAG GGCCCGACTTTCCTCTGCCAGTgaccctgaggatgctccagcCACCTCTGGGGAGGGGAGCACAGGAGgcctccccctgcccctgcccaagGGGGGCAGCCGCGTGTCCAGCGAGGAGAGCGAGGAGGAGGGGGCTGAGGAGCCCCCCCGGGCCCCAGTGCGCCCACCCCGGCCTCAGGCG TTCTGCACCTTTGGCAGCCGCCTGGTCACCCCGGGCTGTTACGTGTTCGACCGGCGGCTGGACCGGTTCTGTGCCGCGCTGGgctccatgctggagcagcacctCAGCGCACACAGGTGGAG GAAGATCCCTCCAGCCGTCGTCCCCCCTCTTCACCTCCCCgcagccccccccagccccgctgcccccctTTACGGCCCCGCAGCCCCTTCCCCGCCGCTCCGGAGCCTCtcgggggccgggggctgccggCTCCCCACCAGCCTCACCTACACCGTGGGGTCCCCGCCGGCGGCGGccgcctgcagccagcccgagTGCGGCGGAGGGGGCTCGCAGTCCATCACCTCCCCGCTCCCCGCCAACACCCCCTCGCCCTCCTTCAGCAAACTGCCCCCCGGCAAGGCCAGCAGATCCCCCCGGGCACGGGAcgcggagccccggccctggcagcccCCGCCCAGGGCCGGCAGCCCCCCCTACAAACGGACCTGTTTGGGGGACAGCGTCAAGGGCAAAAATCAGGGCTTGGCTCCCCCCGGCAAGACGAAACTCACCCCGCCGGCTTCGCCCTCCATCGCCCTCCTCAACGGGACCCCGCGGGTGCGGCGGCCGCCCCCGGGCCAGCCCTGCCGGGGCCCCCCCGCCGCCCGCGACCCCCAAACGCCGCCGCTgccccccgggctggggctgggggcgccGCCCCGGGGGCTCTCCGAGGATGAGGTGAAGAAACGCAAGAACGCGGCCACCTACTGCCGAGCCCTGAAGGGCAAGGCCGCGCCCGGCCTGCCCGGGcccccgggcccgcccggcTCTGGCACCTCCGGCTCGGGGGGCTCCGTCCGCAGGAAGAAGCCGGGGACGCCCCTGGCGTTCGAGGAGAAGAGGAGCGCCCTGAAG
- the ATXN7L2 gene encoding ataxin-7-like protein 2 isoform X2 has translation MAAERRPVPGLDEFAGQSWSAWLERAGPPADTGSGSELEENGKNGSKKLDTMTLIKEDMDIFGHCPAHDEFYLVVCNHCSQVVKPQAFQKHCERRHGPLSKLYARATACHVAVNGQPVPGRTPGAAKALQEKLPGARGRAQPLPEHTDKDNNLCLFVPVVNLEKIPSIPKPDGHGIKVPPKAVPTNSKESLGKPAAAVVPKEPPVPAGVGGDSAMPESVPAPGDKDVGAPKAPPRSHRKLARKECDLNRQCGVRNPDTNKLCTRLLTCKIHSVHQRREVQGRAKDFDVLVAELKASTRRGDPPKDRSPPEKEPPHPALQDTPSLLQPPSTPPCRARLPHCLHPPRARLSSASDPEDAPATSGEGSTGGLPLPLPKGGSRVSSEESEEEGAEEPPRAPVRPPRPQAFCTFGSRLVTPGCYVFDRRLDRFCAALGSMLEQHLSAHRWRKIPPAVVPPLHLPAAPPSPAAPLYGPAAPSPPLRSLSGAGGCRLPTSLTYTVGSPPAAAACSQPECGGGGSQSITSPLPANTPSPSFSKLPPGKASRSPRARDAEPRPWQPPPRAGSPPYKRTCLGDSVKGKNQGLAPPGKTKLTPPASPSIALLNGTPRVRRPPPGQPCRGPPAARDPQTPPLPPGLGLGAPPRGLSEDEVKKRKNAATYCRALKGKAAPGLPGPPGPPGSGTSGSGGSVRRKKPGTPLAFEEKRSALKSKAH, from the exons atgGCGGCGGAGCGGCGGCCGGTGCCCGGCCTGGACGAGTTCGCGGGGCAGAGCTGGAGCGCCTGGCTGGAgcgggccgggccgcccgccGACACCG GATCAGggtcagagctggaggagaatGGCAAGAATGGCAGCAAGAAACTGGACACCATGACCCTGATTAAGGAAG ACATGGACATCTTCGGGCACTGCCCTGCGCACGACGAGTTCTACCTGGTGGTGTGCAACCACTGCAGCCAGGTGGTGAAGCCCCAGGCCTTCCAGAAGCACTGTG AACGCCGGCACGGCCCTCTCAGCAAGCTCTATGCCCGTGCCACCGCGTGCCACGTGGCTGTGAATGGGCAGCCGGTGCCTGGCAGGACGCCCGGAGCAGCCAAAGCCCTGCAGGAGAAGCTCCCTGGTGCCCGAGGgagagcccagcccctccctgagCACACGGACAAGGACAACAACCTCTG cttgtttgtgcCCGTGGTGAACCTGGAGAAGatccccagcattcccaaacCGGACGGGCACGGGATCAAGGTGCCCCCCAAAGCCGTCCCCACCAACTCCAAGGAATCCCTGGGGAAACCCGCGGCTGCCGTGGTGCCCAAAGAGCCCCCGGTGCCCGCCGGGGTCGGGGGGGATTCGGCCATGCCGGAGAGCGTCCCTGCTCCGGGGGACAAGGATGTGGGGGCCCCCAAAGCGCCCCCCAGGTCCCACAGGAAGCTGGCGC GTAAGGAGTGTGACCTGAACAGGCAGTGTGGGGTGAGGAACCCCGACACCAACAAGCTCTGCACCCGCCTGCTGACCTGCAAG ATCCACTCAGTGCACCAGCGCCGGGAGGTGCAGGGTCGGGCCAAGGATTTCGATGTGCTGGTGGCCGAGCTCAAGGCCAGCACCCGCCGAGGGGACCCCCCAAAGGACAGGAGCCCCCCTGAGAAGGAGCCACCACACCCTGCCCTACAGGACACCCCCTCactgctgcagccccccagTACCCCTCCCTGCCGAGCCAGGCTGCCCCACTGCTTGCACCCCCCCAG GGCCCGACTTTCCTCTGCCAGTgaccctgaggatgctccagcCACCTCTGGGGAGGGGAGCACAGGAGgcctccccctgcccctgcccaagGGGGGCAGCCGCGTGTCCAGCGAGGAGAGCGAGGAGGAGGGGGCTGAGGAGCCCCCCCGGGCCCCAGTGCGCCCACCCCGGCCTCAGGCG TTCTGCACCTTTGGCAGCCGCCTGGTCACCCCGGGCTGTTACGTGTTCGACCGGCGGCTGGACCGGTTCTGTGCCGCGCTGGgctccatgctggagcagcacctCAGCGCACACAGGTGGAG GAAGATCCCTCCAGCCGTCGTCCCCCCTCTTCACCTCCCCgcagccccccccagccccgctgcccccctTTACGGCCCCGCAGCCCCTTCCCCGCCGCTCCGGAGCCTCtcgggggccgggggctgccggCTCCCCACCAGCCTCACCTACACCGTGGGGTCCCCGCCGGCGGCGGccgcctgcagccagcccgagTGCGGCGGAGGGGGCTCGCAGTCCATCACCTCCCCGCTCCCCGCCAACACCCCCTCGCCCTCCTTCAGCAAACTGCCCCCCGGCAAGGCCAGCAGATCCCCCCGGGCACGGGAcgcggagccccggccctggcagcccCCGCCCAGGGCCGGCAGCCCCCCCTACAAACGGACCTGTTTGGGGGACAGCGTCAAGGGCAAAAATCAGGGCTTGGCTCCCCCCGGCAAGACGAAACTCACCCCGCCGGCTTCGCCCTCCATCGCCCTCCTCAACGGGACCCCGCGGGTGCGGCGGCCGCCCCCGGGCCAGCCCTGCCGGGGCCCCCCCGCCGCCCGCGACCCCCAAACGCCGCCGCTgccccccgggctggggctgggggcgccGCCCCGGGGGCTCTCCGAGGATGAGGTGAAGAAACGCAAGAACGCGGCCACCTACTGCCGAGCCCTGAAGGGCAAGGCCGCGCCCGGCCTGCCCGGGcccccgggcccgcccggcTCTGGCACCTCCGGCTCGGGGGGCTCCGTCCGCAGGAAGAAGCCGGGGACGCCCCTGGCGTTCGAGGAGAAGAGGAGCGCCCTGAAG
- the ATXN7L2 gene encoding ataxin-7-like protein 2 isoform X1, with translation MAAERRPVPGLDEFAGQSWSAWLERAGPPADTGAGMPGPPLCGSTGTVRVPATDRILSLAGSGSELEENGKNGSKKLDTMTLIKEDMDIFGHCPAHDEFYLVVCNHCSQVVKPQAFQKHCERRHGPLSKLYARATACHVAVNGQPVPGRTPGAAKALQEKLPGARGRAQPLPEHTDKDNNLCLFVPVVNLEKIPSIPKPDGHGIKVPPKAVPTNSKESLGKPAAAVVPKEPPVPAGVGGDSAMPESVPAPGDKDVGAPKAPPRSHRKLARKECDLNRQCGVRNPDTNKLCTRLLTCKIHSVHQRREVQGRAKDFDVLVAELKASTRRGDPPKDRSPPEKEPPHPALQDTPSLLQPPSTPPCRARLPHCLHPPRARLSSASDPEDAPATSGEGSTGGLPLPLPKGGSRVSSEESEEEGAEEPPRAPVRPPRPQAFCTFGSRLVTPGCYVFDRRLDRFCAALGSMLEQHLSAHRWRKIPPAVVPPLHLPAAPPSPAAPLYGPAAPSPPLRSLSGAGGCRLPTSLTYTVGSPPAAAACSQPECGGGGSQSITSPLPANTPSPSFSKLPPGKASRSPRARDAEPRPWQPPPRAGSPPYKRTCLGDSVKGKNQGLAPPGKTKLTPPASPSIALLNGTPRVRRPPPGQPCRGPPAARDPQTPPLPPGLGLGAPPRGLSEDEVKKRKNAATYCRALKGKAAPGLPGPPGPPGSGTSGSGGSVRRKKPGTPLAFEEKRSALKSKAH, from the exons atgGCGGCGGAGCGGCGGCCGGTGCCCGGCCTGGACGAGTTCGCGGGGCAGAGCTGGAGCGCCTGGCTGGAgcgggccgggccgcccgccGACACCG gagcagggatgccAGGACCACCCCTGTGTGGGAGCACCGGGACCGTCCGTGTGCCAGCCACTGACAGGATTTTGTCTCTGGCAGGATCAGggtcagagctggaggagaatGGCAAGAATGGCAGCAAGAAACTGGACACCATGACCCTGATTAAGGAAG ACATGGACATCTTCGGGCACTGCCCTGCGCACGACGAGTTCTACCTGGTGGTGTGCAACCACTGCAGCCAGGTGGTGAAGCCCCAGGCCTTCCAGAAGCACTGTG AACGCCGGCACGGCCCTCTCAGCAAGCTCTATGCCCGTGCCACCGCGTGCCACGTGGCTGTGAATGGGCAGCCGGTGCCTGGCAGGACGCCCGGAGCAGCCAAAGCCCTGCAGGAGAAGCTCCCTGGTGCCCGAGGgagagcccagcccctccctgagCACACGGACAAGGACAACAACCTCTG cttgtttgtgcCCGTGGTGAACCTGGAGAAGatccccagcattcccaaacCGGACGGGCACGGGATCAAGGTGCCCCCCAAAGCCGTCCCCACCAACTCCAAGGAATCCCTGGGGAAACCCGCGGCTGCCGTGGTGCCCAAAGAGCCCCCGGTGCCCGCCGGGGTCGGGGGGGATTCGGCCATGCCGGAGAGCGTCCCTGCTCCGGGGGACAAGGATGTGGGGGCCCCCAAAGCGCCCCCCAGGTCCCACAGGAAGCTGGCGC GTAAGGAGTGTGACCTGAACAGGCAGTGTGGGGTGAGGAACCCCGACACCAACAAGCTCTGCACCCGCCTGCTGACCTGCAAG ATCCACTCAGTGCACCAGCGCCGGGAGGTGCAGGGTCGGGCCAAGGATTTCGATGTGCTGGTGGCCGAGCTCAAGGCCAGCACCCGCCGAGGGGACCCCCCAAAGGACAGGAGCCCCCCTGAGAAGGAGCCACCACACCCTGCCCTACAGGACACCCCCTCactgctgcagccccccagTACCCCTCCCTGCCGAGCCAGGCTGCCCCACTGCTTGCACCCCCCCAG GGCCCGACTTTCCTCTGCCAGTgaccctgaggatgctccagcCACCTCTGGGGAGGGGAGCACAGGAGgcctccccctgcccctgcccaagGGGGGCAGCCGCGTGTCCAGCGAGGAGAGCGAGGAGGAGGGGGCTGAGGAGCCCCCCCGGGCCCCAGTGCGCCCACCCCGGCCTCAGGCG TTCTGCACCTTTGGCAGCCGCCTGGTCACCCCGGGCTGTTACGTGTTCGACCGGCGGCTGGACCGGTTCTGTGCCGCGCTGGgctccatgctggagcagcacctCAGCGCACACAGGTGGAG GAAGATCCCTCCAGCCGTCGTCCCCCCTCTTCACCTCCCCgcagccccccccagccccgctgcccccctTTACGGCCCCGCAGCCCCTTCCCCGCCGCTCCGGAGCCTCtcgggggccgggggctgccggCTCCCCACCAGCCTCACCTACACCGTGGGGTCCCCGCCGGCGGCGGccgcctgcagccagcccgagTGCGGCGGAGGGGGCTCGCAGTCCATCACCTCCCCGCTCCCCGCCAACACCCCCTCGCCCTCCTTCAGCAAACTGCCCCCCGGCAAGGCCAGCAGATCCCCCCGGGCACGGGAcgcggagccccggccctggcagcccCCGCCCAGGGCCGGCAGCCCCCCCTACAAACGGACCTGTTTGGGGGACAGCGTCAAGGGCAAAAATCAGGGCTTGGCTCCCCCCGGCAAGACGAAACTCACCCCGCCGGCTTCGCCCTCCATCGCCCTCCTCAACGGGACCCCGCGGGTGCGGCGGCCGCCCCCGGGCCAGCCCTGCCGGGGCCCCCCCGCCGCCCGCGACCCCCAAACGCCGCCGCTgccccccgggctggggctgggggcgccGCCCCGGGGGCTCTCCGAGGATGAGGTGAAGAAACGCAAGAACGCGGCCACCTACTGCCGAGCCCTGAAGGGCAAGGCCGCGCCCGGCCTGCCCGGGcccccgggcccgcccggcTCTGGCACCTCCGGCTCGGGGGGCTCCGTCCGCAGGAAGAAGCCGGGGACGCCCCTGGCGTTCGAGGAGAAGAGGAGCGCCCTGAAG
- the SYPL2 gene encoding synaptophysin-like protein 2 isoform X2: MSEPGAPAAGDKAPRLQDRVLRGLRWGRLQEPLGFIKVLEWLFAIFAFGSCGSFSGETGATVKCDSGGMTAISIQFGYPFRLYQIPFGMPNCEDESEARTLYLVGDFSAPAEFFVTLGVFSFLYSMAALVLYLRFHSLYTENTKLPFTDFCVTVCFAFFWLVAAAAWGKGLSDVKAATRPSALIAAMAVCQADGVLCNAGTTPAMGLANISVLFGFLNFLLWAGNCWFVLRETPWLRPPAPRDSAAEQGAIDKQ; this comes from the exons atgtcggagcccggcgcccccgcGGCCGGTGATAAAGCGCCCCGGCTCCAG GACCGCGTCCTTCGTGGGCTGCGCTGGggccgcctccaggagccgcTGGGTTTCATCAAGGTGCTGGAATGG CTCTTTGCCATCTTCGCCTTCGGCTCCTGCGGCTCCTTCAGCGGCGAGACCGGAGCCACAGTGAAATGTGACAGTGGAGGGATGACAGCCATCAGCATCCAGTTCGGGTACCCCTTCAG GTTATACCAGATTCCCTTTGGGATGCCCAATTGTGAGGATGAATCAGAAGCCCGCACCCTGTACCTCGTCGGCGATTTCTCTGCTCCCGCCGAGTTTTTCGTGACCCTGGGGGTCTTCTCCTTCCTCTACTCCATGGCTGCTCTGGTGCTCTACCTCCGCTTCCATTCCCTGTACACGGAGAACACGAAGCTCCCGTTCACA GATTTCTGTGTCACCGTCTGCTTTGCCTTCTTCTGGCTGGTGGCGGCGGCGGCCTGGGGCAAGGGGCTGAGCGACGTGAAGGCGGCCACACGCCCCTCCGCCCTCATCGCTGCCATGGCCGTGTGCCAGGCCGACGGCGTGCTCTGCAACGCTGGCACCACGCCCGCCATGGGGCTGGCCAACATCTCGGTG ctcttcgGGTTCCTCAACTTCCTGCTGTGGGCCGGGAACTGCTGGTTCGTGCTGCGGGAGACGCCGTGGCTGCGGCCGCCCGCGCCCCGCGACAGCGCGGCCGAGCAGGGCGCCATCGACAAGCAGTGA
- the SYPL2 gene encoding synaptophysin-like protein 2 isoform X1, giving the protein MSEPGAPAAGDKAPRLQVGLRCVPPPGDRGRLPVQPLGVPALLLGATPGVPPVSGRRSPEASVVFQCRPPEQRTVSRCSRRCDLRSPEPSAALVPWPMPIPGPSGQSRCIPPVSPGQLPASPVRPLRFSGRFPGADPSPPRQPPARRRPHCSPLTPVTAPCPGQSRCGNPGWRPIPRSSPRCCPGAVPVLSRCSRRSLLQDRVLRGLRWGRLQEPLGFIKVLEWLFAIFAFGSCGSFSGETGATVKCDSGGMTAISIQFGYPFRLYQIPFGMPNCEDESEARTLYLVGDFSAPAEFFVTLGVFSFLYSMAALVLYLRFHSLYTENTKLPFTDFCVTVCFAFFWLVAAAAWGKGLSDVKAATRPSALIAAMAVCQADGVLCNAGTTPAMGLANISVLFGFLNFLLWAGNCWFVLRETPWLRPPAPRDSAAEQGAIDKQ; this is encoded by the exons atgtcggagcccggcgcccccgcGGCCGGTGATAAAGCGCCCCGGCTCCAGGTAGGGCTCCGGTGCGTCCCCCCTCCCGGTGACCGCGGCAGGCTCCCGGTGCAGCCCCTCGGTGTCCCGGCACTGTTGCTTGGGGCAActcccggtgtccccccggTGTCTGGGAGGCGATCCCCGGAGGCTTCCGTGGTGTTCCAGTGCCGACCCCCGGAGCAGCGCACAGTGTCCCGTTGTAGCCGCCGGTGCGATCTCCGATCACCAGAGCCCTCCGCTGCTCTGGTGCCGTGGCCGATGCCGATCCCCGGTCCCTCGGGGCAATCCCGCTGCATCCCCCCCGtttccccagggcagctccccgCTTCCCCGGTGCGGCCCCTCCGGTTCTCTGGGAGGTTTCCCGGAGCAGACCCTTCTCCACCGAGGCAACCCCCAGCCCGGAGGAGGCCCCATTGCAGCCCCCTGACTCCCGTTACAGCCCCCTGCCCGGGGCAATCCCGTTGTGGCAACCCGGGGTGGCGCCCCATCCCCCGGAGCAGCCCCCGGTGCTGTCCCGGTGCTGTCCCGGTGCTGTCCCGGTGCTCCCGCCGCTCTCTCCTGCAGGACCGCGTCCTTCGTGGGCTGCGCTGGggccgcctccaggagccgcTGGGTTTCATCAAGGTGCTGGAATGG CTCTTTGCCATCTTCGCCTTCGGCTCCTGCGGCTCCTTCAGCGGCGAGACCGGAGCCACAGTGAAATGTGACAGTGGAGGGATGACAGCCATCAGCATCCAGTTCGGGTACCCCTTCAG GTTATACCAGATTCCCTTTGGGATGCCCAATTGTGAGGATGAATCAGAAGCCCGCACCCTGTACCTCGTCGGCGATTTCTCTGCTCCCGCCGAGTTTTTCGTGACCCTGGGGGTCTTCTCCTTCCTCTACTCCATGGCTGCTCTGGTGCTCTACCTCCGCTTCCATTCCCTGTACACGGAGAACACGAAGCTCCCGTTCACA GATTTCTGTGTCACCGTCTGCTTTGCCTTCTTCTGGCTGGTGGCGGCGGCGGCCTGGGGCAAGGGGCTGAGCGACGTGAAGGCGGCCACACGCCCCTCCGCCCTCATCGCTGCCATGGCCGTGTGCCAGGCCGACGGCGTGCTCTGCAACGCTGGCACCACGCCCGCCATGGGGCTGGCCAACATCTCGGTG ctcttcgGGTTCCTCAACTTCCTGCTGTGGGCCGGGAACTGCTGGTTCGTGCTGCGGGAGACGCCGTGGCTGCGGCCGCCCGCGCCCCGCGACAGCGCGGCCGAGCAGGGCGCCATCGACAAGCAGTGA
- the PSMA5 gene encoding proteasome subunit alpha type-5, translating to MFLTRSEYDRGVNTFSPEGRLFQVEYAIEAIKLGSTAIGIQTSEGVCLAVEKRITSPLMEPSSIEKIVEIDSHIGCAMSGLIADAKTLIDKARVETQNHWFTYNETMTVESVTQAVSNLALQFGEEDADPGAMSRPFGVALLFGGVDEKGPQLFHMDPSGTFVQCDARAIGSASEGAQSSLQEVYHKSMTLKEAIKSSLVILKQVMEEKLNATNIELATVEPGMKFHMYTKEELEEVIKDI from the exons atgTTCCTCACGCGCTCCGAGTACGACCG GGGTGTGAACACCTTCTCTCCAGAGGGGAGGCTCTTCCAGGTGGAATATGCCATCGAGGCCATAAAg CTTGGCTCCACAGCCATTGGGATCCAGACCTCAGAGGGAGTTTGCCTGGCTGTGGAGAAGAGGATCACATCCCCCCTGATGGAGCCCAGCAGCATTGAGAAGATTGTGGAGATCGACTCCCACATTG GGTGTGCCATGAGTGGCCTAATAGCTGATGCAAAGACTTTAATTGACAAGGCCAGAGTGGAGACTCAG AATCACTGGTTCACCTACAACGAGACCATGACAGTGGAGAGTGTGACACAGGCTGTGTCTAACCTGGCCCTGCAGTTTGGGGAGGAAGATGCTGACCCAGGAGCCATG TCCCGCCCGTTCGGTGTCGCTCTGCTCTTCGGAGGGGTGGATGAGAAGGGACCCCAGCT gttCCACATGGATCCCTCGGGGACGTTCGTGCAGTGCGATGCCAGAGCCATCGGCTCCGCCTCCgagggagcccagagctccctgcaggaggtTTACCACAAG TCCATGACGTTAAAGGAAGCCATCAAATCTTCCCTGGTCATCCTGAAACAGGTCATGGAGGAGAAGCTAAATGCCACCAACATTGAG CTTGCCACGGTGGAGCCTGGCATGAAATTCCACATGTACACaaaagaggagctggaggaggtcATCAAGGATATTtga